Proteins from a single region of Lentisphaerota bacterium:
- a CDS encoding LpxI family protein, translated as MSATLPEHLLIIAGRGTYPLLLARSARQAGVARITVAAVRGMTCRELRAFADDCAVFGVGEAGRMLDWAERAGIRHAVMAGQITPAALFCTRFDAFSRAILRSLTVKNAHTIFGALAEQLTARTITVLPASQFMDAHLPQPGTLTRREPDPREWNDIRFGLDVGMRVCDLDIGQTVVVKDGMILAVEAFEGTNRTIRRAGTLGGAGAVVVKVAKTGHDMRFDIPVIGADTLPILRRARVSALALQAGRTLLLDREAVIRAADRLNIAIVAVDSGLPALRTGDAP; from the coding sequence ATGTCCGCCACCCTACCCGAACACCTCCTGATCATCGCGGGCCGGGGAACGTACCCCCTGCTGCTCGCCCGCAGCGCGCGGCAAGCCGGCGTCGCCCGCATCACGGTAGCCGCCGTGCGCGGCATGACCTGCCGGGAACTCCGCGCGTTTGCCGATGACTGCGCCGTGTTCGGCGTCGGCGAGGCCGGACGGATGCTCGACTGGGCCGAACGCGCCGGCATCCGCCACGCCGTGATGGCGGGCCAGATCACCCCGGCCGCCCTCTTCTGCACCCGCTTCGACGCCTTCTCCCGCGCCATCCTACGCTCGCTCACCGTCAAAAACGCGCACACGATCTTCGGCGCGCTCGCCGAACAGCTCACCGCCCGCACCATCACCGTCCTGCCCGCCTCGCAATTCATGGACGCCCACCTGCCGCAACCGGGCACGCTCACCCGGCGCGAACCCGACCCGCGCGAATGGAACGACATTCGCTTCGGCCTCGACGTCGGCATGCGGGTGTGCGACCTCGACATCGGCCAGACCGTGGTGGTGAAGGACGGGATGATCCTCGCCGTTGAGGCCTTTGAGGGGACCAACCGGACGATCCGCCGCGCCGGCACGCTCGGTGGTGCGGGTGCCGTCGTCGTCAAAGTCGCCAAGACCGGCCATGACATGCGCTTCGACATTCCCGTCATCGGCGCCGACACCCTCCCCATTCTCCGCAGGGCTCGCGTCTCCGCCCTCGCCCTCCAGGCCGGCCGCACGCTCTTGCTCGACCGCGAGGCCGTCATCCGCGCCGCTGATCGCCTCAACATCGCCATCGTCGCCGTGGACTCGGGACTGCCGGCGCTGCGCACGGGGGACGCCCCATGA
- a CDS encoding bifunctional methionine sulfoxide reductase B/A protein, translating into MEAEWRTLTAEETRVIVGKGTEPPFSGAFDTHDAAGVYACRRCGAALYRSSDKFDSGCGWPAFDAEVPGAVRRVPDADGRRTEIVCATCDGHLGHVFVGERLTPRNTRHCVNSLSLAFVGDAAIETAGFARAVFAGGCFWGVEYYLQQATGVIRVVSGYTGGSVENPTYQQVCAGGTGHIEAVEVCYDPRQTDYEALARLFFEIHDPTQRDRQGPDIGEQYRSAVFYRNEAQKKTAEALVARLRENRFAVVTEIRPAARFWPAEAYHQDYYFQKGTTPYCHRPVRRF; encoded by the coding sequence ATGGAAGCGGAGTGGAGGACGTTGACGGCCGAGGAGACGCGCGTGATCGTCGGCAAGGGAACGGAACCGCCGTTCTCCGGCGCGTTTGACACCCATGACGCGGCGGGCGTCTATGCGTGCCGCCGGTGCGGCGCGGCGCTTTACCGCTCCTCGGACAAATTTGACTCGGGGTGCGGCTGGCCCGCGTTTGACGCCGAGGTTCCGGGCGCGGTGAGGCGGGTGCCCGATGCGGATGGCCGACGCACCGAGATCGTCTGCGCCACGTGCGACGGCCATCTCGGCCACGTCTTCGTCGGCGAGCGGCTGACGCCGCGCAACACGCGCCACTGCGTCAATTCGCTCTCGCTGGCCTTTGTGGGCGATGCGGCGATCGAGACCGCCGGTTTTGCGCGGGCGGTTTTTGCGGGCGGCTGCTTCTGGGGCGTTGAGTATTATCTTCAACAGGCCACCGGCGTGATTCGTGTGGTGAGCGGCTACACGGGTGGGTCCGTCGAGAATCCCACCTACCAGCAGGTCTGCGCGGGAGGGACGGGCCACATCGAAGCGGTTGAGGTCTGCTATGATCCGCGCCAGACCGATTACGAGGCGCTTGCACGGCTCTTCTTCGAAATCCACGACCCGACGCAGCGCGACCGGCAGGGGCCTGACATCGGCGAGCAGTACCGCTCGGCGGTGTTTTATCGGAACGAGGCGCAGAAGAAAACCGCCGAGGCGCTGGTCGCACGGTTGCGGGAAAACCGTTTTGCTGTCGTCACCGAAATTCGGCCCGCCGCGCGGTTCTGGCCTGCGGAGGCCTACCATCAGGACTACTATTTTCAGAAGGGGACGACGCCTTACTGCCACCGTCCGGTCCGGCGGTTTTGA
- the lpxB gene encoding lipid-A-disaccharide synthase → MNTPRRILILAGEPSGDQHAAALMAALRNRIGASTEFRGCGGDAMRAAGAVLLYHTDQTAVMGLVEVLKQIRFFRGMMRRMLAELDAWRPDLVLTVDYPGFNTRFAAAAHARGYPTVHMICPQVWAWHQSRIPKLARIFDHLLVFLPFEPACFAGTALPVTFVGHPLVDRAAETFAEPEAPLPWANAAHRLALLPGSRRNEIARIFPTMLAAAARLDAELPGGCACVVPTPNPSIRAYAEQVATAAKERPPRLAFVDGQARQVLRQAHAAIVASGTATLEACLMRCPTVLAYRMHPVTAWVFRRLVTGTRHAGLANILAERCGLSREAVMPELLQEAFTPERAMAAVRPYLTDPAARTRTLAAYDAVNRTLGPGRAAERAAEVIFGILQHA, encoded by the coding sequence ATGAACACGCCCCGCCGCATTCTGATCCTCGCCGGCGAGCCTTCGGGCGACCAGCACGCCGCCGCCCTGATGGCGGCGTTGCGAAACCGGATCGGCGCTTCCACCGAATTCCGCGGCTGCGGCGGCGACGCCATGCGCGCGGCCGGCGCCGTCCTGCTCTATCACACCGATCAGACCGCCGTGATGGGGTTGGTGGAGGTGCTCAAGCAGATCCGGTTTTTCCGCGGCATGATGCGGCGGATGCTGGCCGAGTTGGACGCCTGGAGGCCCGATCTGGTGCTGACCGTGGACTACCCCGGCTTCAACACCCGTTTCGCCGCCGCCGCGCATGCCCGGGGCTATCCCACCGTCCACATGATCTGCCCGCAGGTCTGGGCGTGGCACCAGTCGCGCATCCCGAAGCTCGCGCGGATTTTCGACCACCTGCTGGTCTTCCTCCCCTTCGAACCCGCCTGCTTCGCGGGGACGGCCCTTCCCGTCACCTTCGTCGGCCACCCGCTCGTGGATCGCGCGGCGGAGACCTTTGCCGAACCCGAAGCCCCGCTGCCGTGGGCCAACGCCGCGCACCGTCTCGCCCTCCTCCCCGGCAGCCGCCGCAACGAAATCGCGCGTATCTTTCCGACCATGCTCGCCGCCGCAGCCCGGCTGGACGCCGAATTGCCCGGCGGCTGCGCGTGCGTGGTGCCAACACCCAATCCCTCCATCCGCGCCTACGCCGAGCAGGTCGCCACGGCAGCCAAAGAGCGTCCGCCACGCCTGGCCTTTGTCGACGGCCAGGCCCGCCAGGTGCTTCGTCAGGCGCACGCCGCCATCGTCGCCTCGGGGACCGCCACTCTCGAGGCCTGCCTCATGCGCTGCCCGACCGTTCTGGCCTACCGCATGCACCCAGTCACCGCCTGGGTCTTCCGGCGGCTGGTCACCGGCACCCGGCATGCGGGGCTGGCCAACATCCTCGCCGAGCGATGCGGCCTCTCGCGGGAGGCCGTCATGCCGGAACTGCTGCAGGAGGCGTTCACGCCCGAACGGGCGATGGCGGCGGTCCGGCCGTATCTCACCGACCCGGCCGCCCGCACCCGCACCCTCGCCGCCTACGACGCGGTCAACCGCACCCTCGGCCCCGGCCGGGCCGCGGAGCGCGCCGCCGAGGTCATCTTCGGCATCCTGCAACACGCGTAG